TTAACAAGTTCACTCGAAAAACGTACACCTAGACCCGTTTCGTTGAAATAACTTAGTTGGTTCTGCACGATGCGACGCGTTTCCGGCCGCGTTTCGTCTGAAGTTGttaatacgtctgtgcgtgcgTACATTTAATGGTTCTGGCACAATATTAAAGGTATCAGTTACGGTTAACACACCGAGGATACTTTCGTGGCTACGATACGCGAACGGACGCGGCGCTTGCAAACTCTGTTGCGTCCGCTGGACTCTTCTTCGTGGCCGCGCTGACCCCGAAAACCCTCGACCTAGTTGACTCACGATCGGCGTTAAAGTCCGGAGAAAGATCCTTATTGTCTGCCTTCTACGCTCCGCAAGAGTTTTACGAAGCCGGCGCCATCGATCGTCTGATTGTCGGCGCTACAGGTTGGTGGAAATTATTTGCAACTTAAAATACACCTGGATGCTCGTGAATATTGACAAATCCAATATAAATTCTTCCATTTTTCATCTAATATTTgacattatattatatacgaAGTGTCCCGCAAGAGCGTACCTAAAGCAAGTGCTTCTAAAAGGAACAGTTCAATTCATATTTGACgccatatttaaaataaatcaaCGAACCATACAACGTCGGAAGCACGAATAGCGtttgaatgcaattttattaaataataccATAGTCTACTACCGATACGTTGTCCCATGAGAACTTGGTTTTAATGACGATCTAGGATGCAAGATTTAATTTCCGTGACAGCGGGACATTCTAGGAAGCCTTTACCGCCAGGATTGAATGAAATCCTTTTGGAACGATACTTCCACGATGGAAAAAGCAACGATATCGCTGTGGATTATGCTGCACAAATCATACAACAGGGACGGGATCACGGCTTGCCACCTTATAACAGATGGCGAACGTTCTGTGATTTGCCGGACATTAACGACTTTGATAGTCTTAGAGGATCGATGGCCAAAGATACTATAGAGAAACTTCGGACCGTTTATAAGTAAGTTTTTCCGTTTAATAGCTTTCATTAATTCTCAGATTGCTCTGTATTTTAACAATGAAGACGCTTTCGAATATAAGTTTGATTTTAGCTATTTATCATGATCTTATATTCTTATTTGTTCGATCAACAGAGACGTGCAAGACATAGATCTTGTGACAGGAGCACTTTCGGAGGCGACTGTGTTCGACTCTGTTCTGGGACCAACATTTCTTTGTTTATTGGGTCGTACTTTCCGCAATATTCGTTTTGGTAAGTGAAtttgacatattatacaataaaattcgTCATCACATTAATATAATTATTCGTCTGTACACGGCGTAGGTGACAGATATTGGTACGAAAATGCGAACACACCAGGTTCGTTTGCCTTAAATCAATTAGAAGAAATTCGGAAAATTACAATGGCGCAGATTCTGTGCTACAATGGCGACAGAGTGCATCTAATGCAACCCAGGGCGTTTCTTCTGCGAGATCGCTTCTTGTAAGTCCATTATGCAAGTTAATGTAATTAAATAATAACGATTTCCTCGCTTTCAGGAATAATATGATCAATTGTTCGATACACACGAGTGCGTCGCCAAATTTTTCAGTTTGGAAAGAGAACAAGGTTCCGTAACTTTTTCGTAGCAGTCTACACATGATAATATGTCCTTGATTGTACATAACGAATCCTAATTTTAGTTACTAttacttaaaaaaataatataattaacgTTGCTCCTTacaacaggaaaggatagatacTGCACTATTTTTAAGgtacattaaaaattttgtaatgaacGCAGCGATATTCCTTTTATAAAACTGTCTATgaaacataataaatattacacgTAGCATAGACTATGTTCTATACATTGTGCACAAATTTGCTTTAAATTTGCTTTAATTGTTGATATGGTCAGTGTACAGTTTATTTTACAacaatacaacttttattgtacgTTTCCTTACAACCATTCCTTCCATTTCTACGTTCTTAAAAGattaatttttatcattatttattataaatcaatATTTGTTGAAATCGATTAAAATAACTTTAGTGTTGCTTAGAACCCCGGCGCAATGTTAGTGTAGCGCCCAATGTTACCAACAGTACATGAATTTAGGCGGTTTGTGCCATTTTTATATAGCGTCCGCTATTGTAGTAACAAAGAAGAATTTATTAACACTTTTGGGAATATACAAAATACTAAGCTGTGAATAAAAGTGTACTAAAAATAAGTAGAACATAAAGCAAGAAAACGAAATATATTTCACGGCTTGACTGTACAGTAATACACCATAGAGGAACATAAATGCACTATAGCACCAAAGACTTGCGACCGTTAGTCTTAGAAAATAGCAATAAACAAGACTGCATACTGACCACTAACTGCAGTGTGAGtagatttatattaaatattcGTATACCTAATATAACTCTGGTATTAGAGGAACAGAAAAGAGAGAACAATGCATTGTATACAATGTTTGTACGGATTCTATGGTCGAATGAAACAGCGCAGATTTCTACCTTTTTCAAATTAGCCGCTTGGTGCAGCACTTTCCCGGAGGCAACGAATTCTCGAGCACGAGTACTTACTCACATTTCCTCTCTCCTACAACTGTATGCATTCGGATGATTGGGCGCATTTGCCGtctactttttctgtaataactGTGATTCTGTTGCGATACATTGAATTCATTGAATGAACTTCGATTGTGCCATTCAACACAAGCAGATTATAAATGGAACAACAAGCACATTCTAAATGGACAGAAATTCTCATATCACTTGCTGCGTGAATGCCACGCCATCTTGATTATTCTTATGCTTCATTACGTCGTTTTTCCGAAGTCGATGTTCCGATTCAACGACTTTACTGTGGTTATTGATCATTTGTTCAAAATTATTTGAACTTAATTGGATCCACATAAATATGTATGCatgaaaaaagggtgatttcgatgttgttaatttttatacaatgAACGATACAAGTAGTGTGGATATAGTATAAACTAAAATTTCTTTGAAGATGTTAAGAGAATATTAATTCGAATATATAACTTGAAAATAACCGTCTGAAATCGTTTTTATCGTTTGAAATATAAGTTGTGAATTCTTTTTGTACGTACGTTACGTATGAATTTAGAACGGGTCATACAATTTTAAGTTTTCCGCGGATTTTTCGATGGCTTTGACCACCGTTGTGAATTTTCCCAATGGCGCATGCACAGCTCAGCTGTGTGCAATCGCGaacaatttattagaaaaataatgtattttacAGTATTTTTATCCGAGTAGAAGGTGTACTGGACACGGTATTCGTAATATTAGGTATGTTGAAGCAGATATTTTGCTGTCATTAATTAACCGACCGTGGAATATGCGAGATATGTTAAAAATCATTTGTGACGGGTTTAGAAGCACCTGCATGGGATCCACCTTAGTTCTACAAGCTTCCTGACAGACTTCTTCGACTTGTCAGTTCGTGAAATGCTTAGTTTCCATTTGTATATTAAAATACAAAGTGATTATAAAGCTTTGAGTTTGTTTAACAATTTCCACTAGTTACATTCTCATCGCGAAAATTCTTTTCGATGAAAGTGACAAGACTCGTTAGTATAGGTTTGTTTGCAACTTGAAAACTTGATTTGAAGTGATAtatatttcatgaaatattatttcgatGATTCTTCTTTCCGAATTAGTTCGACAATTAGTGTTTCTTAATGATTGTTCGGATTGTGTAAATCATATAATACGTGTTGCAGTGTTCATCAACAACTTTTTTTCTCAGTATTcagtacaattttgtttttttgttttagtTCATTTGAATTTGTTCTCACTTCTGGATGAGAACAAAAGtgagaatttaattttttgtttctttagACAGTGTTTACTTACATGTATCTTTGGTATATTAAAGTTATTTTTATAGTGGAATGTATGTACCAGCAATTAACTTGCTTTCTTGTTATCATTGGTCATATCTCTGATGATtagatatatattaaaatagacATGTTTTTCTTTTAAAACCAAGTAGTAGTTGTGCATTGTTTGGAATTCTTATGTCTAATAGAAATATATGTGAGCGCAAGAGTTATGTGATTAACATTCTTTTATTTCTTCAGGAAACATGGACTGCCCATCTAGTATTGCAACAGTACTTAAATTCTACTCACACTACATGTAGTCTTTCGTTCTGCATTGCTTTTGATGCATCAAACGGGACAATACATTTTTGAGGCAAATTACTTCTTAGCTTCGAATAAAAGAAATGGATGCATTGAGAGACGAAGACAGGCGCAGGCGCCTGAGGGTGCTAGAGGAGCGTATAAGAGATCCAAGAAGCGTTACAAATATCGATTGCCTGTTGGATACAGTCCAAGCCTTGGTAGCAGATTGTGATCATACTAGTGTAAAACGTATGAAGAATATAGAAGCGTATATGAATAGATGTAAGTATTTCGTTTTTTTctgttaatataaaaaatattgcttcCTCTAAAAATCACAAAAATCCTCACAGAAATGGGATATTTAAAAATAACGATTGCATGATCATGAATAATGATTGCATTTGACAAGTTAATGCATTATGCGTATTCTTGTTAAACGAGCAGAGTGCAAAAGAAATTACTTTGAATTTCAGATGACTCGGTTGCTCATGATATTTGTAAAATGCGAATGCGCATGGATGATTTCACTTTGATAAAAGTGATAGGCCGTGGGGCATTCGGAGAAGTACAATTGGTACGACATAAATCTACGCAAAAAGTGTATGCTATGAAGTTACTCAGTAAATTTGAAATGGTAAGGGATGTCGataaatatacataaaatataaatattctacgTTTAAAGTATATTAcgattatatttaaaatatacattttttgtaGATCAAAAGATCCGATTCAGCCTTTTTTTGGGAAGAACGTGACATAATGGCACACGCAAATTCCCAATGGATAGTCCAACTGCATTTTGCATTTCAAGATCAAAAATATCTTTATATGGTGATGGACTATATGCCAGGGGGTGATCTAGTAAACCTAATGTCTAACTATGAAGTGCCAGAAAAGTGGGCAACATTTTATTGTGCAGAAGTGGTGCTTGCATTAGATGCTATACATCTAATGGGATTTGTTCATCGAGATGTAAAACCAGACAATATGTTACTCGATAAACATGGTCATCTAAAACTTGCTGATTTTGGTACTTGTATGAGAATGGATGCTGTATGTATAGTTCTATGCTCTTCCCTGCTAAAATTGTGAGGTAACGTATGAACTTCGAAGAATATTCATCGTGCTTTTCCTTCTAGGACGGACTTGTTCGGTCTGACACTGCAGTTGGTACACCTGATTATATATCACCCGAGGTACTTCAATCCCAAGGTGGTGAAGGTGTATACGGAAGAGAATGTGATTGGTGGTCAGTTGGTGTGTTCTTATATGAAATGCTTGTCGGTGATACTCCTTTTTATGCGGATTCATTAGTTGGAACCTATTCAAAAATTATGGATCATAGGAACTCGCTACACTTTCCCCAAGAAGTTGATATTTCCCATTCTGCCAAGAATTTAATATGTGGTTTTCTTACGGATAGAACAAAACGTCTAGGAAGAAATGGTGTAGACGAGATAAAAAGTCATCCCTTCTTCAAAAACGACCAGTGGACGTTCGAAAATTTACGAGAATGCGTGCCACCGGTTGTACCTGAACTTTCCGGTGATGATGATACGAGTAATTTCGACGATGTTGACAAAGAAGACGGACCGGAAGAGAGTTTCCCAGTGCCGAAAGCATTTTCTGGCAACCATCTACCTTTTATCGGTTTCACGTATTCAGGAGATTATCAATTAATGGCTTCTAGCGGCAAAGAATCCGTGGACGGACTAGAAAATCATATCAATAATGGTACAAGCGATGATATTAAGATTTCtcaattagaaaatttattgGATCGAGAGAAGAGGCAAGTCGAGTCCTTAGAATCGAGACAGAAAGCTTTGACGATGCAGTTAGAAGCTATGACACGTCGGGAGACGGAATTGCACGAGGAAATTGGTAGAGCCGACAAGGAACTGACTTTACTGCGACATAATTATAAAGAAGCGCAACGTAGAGTAGAACACGAGACAGAATTGCGTAGAAAGGCCGAGACATTATTCGTAGAGTTGAAGAAGAAATTTGATGAAGAGCAAACGAGAAGGGCACGCGATGCGAGCAATTCGCAGCAAACCTCTGAACGCGTTGTTAACTTAGAAAAACAAATCAAAGAGATGCAGTCGAAATTGGAGAGAGAAACTGAAACAGTAACGAGATTACGAAAACAAGCTACTGAAATTACTGTAGCCCGACAAGCGTCGGAACAAATGGCGAACGAGTTACAGGTGGCAAGGGCGCAGTTACAGGCACAACGAGATAATTTGCAGCAAGAAGTGGCTACGTTACAAGTAAGCATTTTAGATCTGTTCTATTGGTACTTTCGCATTTCATCActgaaaattttgttatttcttttatctttattttaaaGGGACAACTGTCAAAAGAGCGTAGTTCTCGATCACAAGCGTCATCTTTAACTGCAGAATTGGAAAGCCGTCTGTCCACTCTTCACCTAGAACTTGAACACAGTcgagaaaaagaggagaaggCAATCTCGGATAATAGACAATTAACGGAAAGAATTTCAGCATTGGAGAAAGAAGCTGCCAGCTTAACTCTTGAATTGAAAGCAGCGCAAGCAAGATACAATCAGGAAGTAATGGCTCATCAAGAAACGGAACGTTCTCGTATACTGTCTAAAGAGGAAGCAAATTTGGAAGTTGTTAAAGGTAACATTCAGTTTTTGATAAATATCATATTTCATAATGCTGCTTTTGACAAAAATATACATTCTCGTTCTAATATGCGCAACAGGGCGAAAGAGTAAAGTGTTTGAAGGTAATATACATAAATCCATATTGATTCATATTTTATTACTTTAAACCaggataatattttaatattctctgCACGACTTGTTAATACataagtatacagggtggggcacctAAAACAGGCCTGTTGAATCACTATTTTATCGGCGATGAAAAAATATCTCGGattaaatttgttcgtttaATATCTCAGAAGTTTTgttataattatcttttatgattacgatacttttttttattatattaaatttatttcattactaatcataatatttttaatattttctgctGCCTCCACTGAACGGTATTTCTTTTTATGTATGTACATTGTGATATTAATACTGAAAAACTTTATATTGATTATCATTGTACTCACGGTTTAACGTAACCTTCGCAGCACTACAAGCTAAATTGAATGAGGAGAAAAGTGGACGACAACGTGCCGAATTGCTTGCACAAGAGAAGGAACGACAAACGTCTATGCTTTCTGTGGATTACCGTCAAATACAACAGAGACTGCAGAAACTGGAGGGTGAGCATAGGCAAGAGGTAGAGAAGGTAAAAGTATTACAGGGTCAGGTCGAACAGGAACAGCAGAAAAGAAACGTTCTGCAGACTGATTTGGCGCAACAGTCATCCGAAGCAGGACGATTGCGTACCAGGGAGCAACAATTGGTTAGCGAAGTTGCTCATTTGAGGGAAGCAAAACGACAGATAGAAGAAGAATTGCATCACTTAAAAACTCAGAGAAACGTGGATCAGTTGCAGACTAAGGAATTGCAAGAACAATTAGAAGCGGAAGCTTACTTCTCGGTAATATTTCGTTTGATACCATTCTTTTTTTGTAaccatttgattttcatttgcaGCTATTTTCGCTAAACCGATTTTCTTTTCACAGACTCTTTATAAAACTCAGACACAAGAACTTCGCGAAGAGCTTGATGAGAAGCTACGATTGCAACAGGAGTTAGAAGAAGAACGTAGCTCTCTGGTGCATCAATTGCAGTTGTCGCTGGCCAGAGGAGACAGTGAAGCTCTAGCAAGATCAATAGCCGAAGAAACCGTGGCTGACCTTGAGAAAGAACGAACAATGAAGGAATTAGAATACAAAGACGGAGTGGCCAAGCACCACCAAGAATTGAATTCTAAGGAACAAGTCATAAATCGTCTGAAGGATAGCGAAAACGAACTTAAGAAGAACGTTGATCAGTACTTCAAGGAGAAAGATGATTTGAGCAAGCGACTCAAGGAGTTGCAAGATCAACTTACTAAAGCACAGTCGAACGCCGAAGACATAGAAAAACTTAGTAGTAAATTGAAAACCGAACAACTGTTGAAGCAACAAGCAGTCAACAAGTTGGCAGAGATTATGAACAGGAAAGATTTATCTTCGAGCGGTAAAACAAAGAACAAAGCATCCGCGGCAGACCTAAGAAAGAAGGAGAAGGATTGCAGACGCTTGCAACAAGAGCTTACACAGGAGAGGGAAAAGTATGGACAGTTGGCAGCTAAATGGCAAAAGGATTTACAAGACTTACAGGTAACCAACATAACGTTATTCATTTTTTGGGAAATATTACGCTTGTTCTTGATATTAATATAATCTTTATAGGCACAATTGGTAGAAGAAAACCAATCGAAATTGAGGTTACAAATGGAGCTCGACT
The genomic region above belongs to Halictus rubicundus isolate RS-2024b chromosome 17, iyHalRubi1_principal, whole genome shotgun sequence and contains:
- the Rock2 gene encoding rho-associated, coiled-coil containing protein kinase 2 isoform X1 yields the protein MDALRDEDRRRRLRVLEERIRDPRSVTNIDCLLDTVQALVADCDHTSVKRMKNIEAYMNRYDSVAHDICKMRMRMDDFTLIKVIGRGAFGEVQLVRHKSTQKVYAMKLLSKFEMIKRSDSAFFWEERDIMAHANSQWIVQLHFAFQDQKYLYMVMDYMPGGDLVNLMSNYEVPEKWATFYCAEVVLALDAIHLMGFVHRDVKPDNMLLDKHGHLKLADFGTCMRMDADGLVRSDTAVGTPDYISPEVLQSQGGEGVYGRECDWWSVGVFLYEMLVGDTPFYADSLVGTYSKIMDHRNSLHFPQEVDISHSAKNLICGFLTDRTKRLGRNGVDEIKSHPFFKNDQWTFENLRECVPPVVPELSGDDDTSNFDDVDKEDGPEESFPVPKAFSGNHLPFIGFTYSGDYQLMASSGKESVDGLENHINNGTSDDIKISQLENLLDREKRQVESLESRQKALTMQLEAMTRRETELHEEIGRADKELTLLRHNYKEAQRRVEHETELRRKAETLFVELKKKFDEEQTRRARDASNSQQTSERVVNLEKQIKEMQSKLERETETVTRLRKQATEITVARQASEQMANELQVARAQLQAQRDNLQQEVATLQGQLSKERSSRSQASSLTAELESRLSTLHLELEHSREKEEKAISDNRQLTERISALEKEAASLTLELKAAQARYNQEVMAHQETERSRILSKEEANLEVVKGRKSKVFEAKLNEEKSGRQRAELLAQEKERQTSMLSVDYRQIQQRLQKLEGEHRQEVEKVKVLQGQVEQEQQKRNVLQTDLAQQSSEAGRLRTREQQLVSEVAHLREAKRQIEEELHHLKTQRNVDQLQTKELQEQLEAEAYFSTLYKTQTQELREELDEKLRLQQELEEERSSLVHQLQLSLARGDSEALARSIAEETVADLEKERTMKELEYKDGVAKHHQELNSKEQVINRLKDSENELKKNVDQYFKEKDDLSKRLKELQDQLTKAQSNAEDIEKLSSKLKTEQLLKQQAVNKLAEIMNRKDLSSSGKTKNKASAADLRKKEKDCRRLQQELTQEREKYGQLAAKWQKDLQDLQAQLVEENQSKLRLQMELDSKDSEIETLQMRIVSLNSETASVSSVENDGEDSVLSEHGTLRLEGWLNVPNKQNIKRHGWKKQYVVVSSKKIIFYNSENDKLNADPVLILDLNKVFHVRSVTHGDVIRADAKDIPRIFQLLYAGEGEARRPGDEGNTLPGVELPQLTDKPGTQSLKGHEFVSISYHMPTTCEVCSKQLWHMFRPPPALECRRCRIKVHKEHLDKKEDAIAPCKLHYDPNSARELLILAGSPDEQKYWVARLSRRVQKCGYKANSHVDGTGQRVSPRESTRSTLKPYLSVQQRSATLPANASMGK
- the Rock2 gene encoding rho-associated, coiled-coil containing protein kinase 2 isoform X2, which codes for MDALRDEDRRRRLRVLEERIRDPRSVTNIDCLLDTVQALVADCDHTSVKRMKNIEAYMNRYDSVAHDICKMRMRMDDFTLIKVIGRGAFGEVQLVRHKSTQKVYAMKLLSKFEMIKRSDSAFFWEERDIMAHANSQWIVQLHFAFQDQKYLYMVMDYMPGGDLVNLMSNYEVPEKWATFYCAEVVLALDAIHLMGFVHRDVKPDNMLLDKHGHLKLADFGTCMRMDADGLVRSDTAVGTPDYISPEVLQSQGGEGVYGRECDWWSVGVFLYEMLVGDTPFYADSLVGTYSKIMDHRNSLHFPQEVDISHSAKNLICGFLTDRTKRLGRNGVDEIKSHPFFKNDQWTFENLRECVPPVVPELSGDDDTSNFDDVDKEDGPEESFPVPKAFSGNHLPFIGFTYSGDYQLMASSGKESVDGLENHINNGTSDDIKISQLENLLDREKRQVESLESRQKALTMQLEAMTRRETELHEEIGRADKELTLLRHNYKEAQRRVEHETELRRKAETLFVELKKKFDEEQTRRARDASNSQQTSERVVNLEKQIKEMQSKLERETETVTRLRKQATEITVARQASEQMANELQVARAQLQAQRDNLQQEVATLQGQLSKERSSRSQASSLTAELESRLSTLHLELEHSREKEEKAISDNRQLTERISALEKEAASLTLELKAAQARYNQEVMAHQETERSRILSKEEANLEVVKALQAKLNEEKSGRQRAELLAQEKERQTSMLSVDYRQIQQRLQKLEGEHRQEVEKVKVLQGQVEQEQQKRNVLQTDLAQQSSEAGRLRTREQQLVSEVAHLREAKRQIEEELHHLKTQRNVDQLQTKELQEQLEAEAYFSTLYKTQTQELREELDEKLRLQQELEEERSSLVHQLQLSLARGDSEALARSIAEETVADLEKERTMKELEYKDGVAKHHQELNSKEQVINRLKDSENELKKNVDQYFKEKDDLSKRLKELQDQLTKAQSNAEDIEKLSSKLKTEQLLKQQAVNKLAEIMNRKDLSSSGKTKNKASAADLRKKEKDCRRLQQELTQEREKYGQLAAKWQKDLQDLQAQLVEENQSKLRLQMELDSKDSEIETLQMRIVSLNSETASVSSVENDGEDSVLSEHGTLRLEGWLNVPNKQNIKRHGWKKQYVVVSSKKIIFYNSENDKLNADPVLILDLNKVFHVRSVTHGDVIRADAKDIPRIFQLLYAGEGEARRPGDEGNTLPGVELPQLTDKPGTQSLKGHEFVSISYHMPTTCEVCSKQLWHMFRPPPALECRRCRIKVHKEHLDKKEDAIAPCKLHYDPNSARELLILAGSPDEQKYWVARLSRRVQKCGYKANSHVDGTGQRVSPRESTRSTLKPYLSVQQRSATLPANASMGK
- the Rock2 gene encoding rho-associated, coiled-coil containing protein kinase 2 isoform X4, which encodes MDALRDEDRRRRLRVLEERIRDPRSVTNIDCLLDTVQALVADCDHTSVKRMKNIEAYMNRYDSVAHDICKMRMRMDDFTLIKVIGRGAFGEVQLVRHKSTQKVYAMKLLSKFEMIKRSDSAFFWEERDIMAHANSQWIVQLHFAFQDQKYLYMVMDYMPGGDLVNLMSNYEVPEKWATFYCAEVVLALDAIHLMGFVHRDVKPDNMLLDKHGHLKLADFGTCMRMDADGLVRSDTAVGTPDYISPEVLQSQGGEGVYGRECDWWSVGVFLYEMLVGDTPFYADSLVGTYSKIMDHRNSLHFPQEVDISHSAKNLICGFLTDRTKRLGRNGVDEIKSHPFFKNDQWTFENLRECVPPVVPELSGDDDTSNFDDVDKEDGPEESFPVPKAFSGNHLPFIGFTYSGDYQLMASSGKESVDGLENHINNGTSDDIKISQLENLLDREKRQVESLESRQKALTMQLEAMTRRETELHEEIGRADKELTLLRHNYKEAQRRVEHETELRRKAETLFVELKKKFDEEQTRRARDASNSQQTSERVVNLEKQIKEMQSKLERETETVTRLRKQATEITVARQASEQMANELQVARAQLQAQRDNLQQEVATLQGQLSKERSSRSQASSLTAELESRLSTLHLELEHSREKEEKAISDNRQLTERISALEKEAASLTLELKAAQARYNQEVMAHQETERSRILSKEEANLEVVKGRKSKVFEAKLNEEKSGRQRAELLAQEKERQTSMLSVDYRQIQQRLQKLEGEHRQEVEKVKVLQGQVEQEQQKRNVLQTDLAQQSSEAGRLRTREQQLVSEVAHLREAKRQIEEELHHLKTQRNVDQLQTKELQEQLEAEAYFSTLYKTQTQELREELDEKLRLQQELEEERSSLVHQLQLSLARGDSEALARSIAEETVADLEKERTMKELEYKDGVAKHHQELNSKEQVINRLKDSENELKKNVDQYFKEKDDLSKRLKELQDQLTKAQSNAEDIEKLSSKLKTEQLLKQQAVNKLAEIMNRKDLSSSGKTKNKASAADLRKKEKDCRRLQQELTQEREKYGQLAAKWQKDLQDLQAQLVEENQSKLRLQMELDSKDSEIETLQMRIVSLNSETASVSSVENDGEDSVLSEHGTLRLEGWLNVPNKQNIKRHGWKKQYVVVSSKKIIFYNSENDKLNADPVLILDLNKVFHVRSVTHGDVIRADAKDIPRIFQLLYAGEGEARRPGDEGNTLPGVELPQLTDKPGTQSLKGHEFVSISYHMPTTCEVCSKQLWHMFRPPPALECRRCRIKVHKEHLDKKEDAIAPCKLHYDPNSARELLILAGSPDEQKYWVARLSRRVQKCGYKANSHVDGTGQRVSPR
- the Rock2 gene encoding rho-associated, coiled-coil containing protein kinase 2 isoform X3; translation: MDALRDEDRRRRLRVLEERIRDPRSVTNIDCLLDTVQALVADCDHTSVKRMKNIEAYMNRYDSVAHDICKMRMRMDDFTLIKVIGRGAFGEVQLVRHKSTQKVYAMKLLSKFEMIKRSDSAFFWEERDIMAHANSQWIVQLHFAFQDQKYLYMVMDYMPGGDLVNLMSNYEVPEKWATFYCAEVVLALDAIHLMGFVHRDVKPDNMLLDKHGHLKLADFGTCMRMDADGLVRSDTAVGTPDYISPEVLQSQGGEGVYGRECDWWSVGVFLYEMLVGDTPFYADSLVGTYSKIMDHRNSLHFPQEVDISHSAKNLICGFLTDRTKRLGRNGVDEIKSHPFFKNDQWTFENLRECVPPVVPELSGDDDTSNFDDVDKEDGPEESFPVPKAFSGNHLPFIGFTYSGDYQLMASSGKESVDGLENHINNGTSDDIKISQLENLLDREKRQVESLESRQKALTMQLEAMTRRETELHEEIGRADKELTLLRHNYKEAQRRVEHETELRRKAETLFVELKKKFDEEQTRRARDASNSQQTSERVVNLEKQIKEMQSKLERETETVTRLRKQATEITVARQASEQMANELQVARAQLQAQRDNLQQEVATLQGQLSKERSSRSQASSLTAELESRLSTLHLELEHSREKEEKAISDNRQLTERISALEKEAASLTLELKAAQARYNQEVMAHQETERSRILSKEEANLEVVKAKLNEEKSGRQRAELLAQEKERQTSMLSVDYRQIQQRLQKLEGEHRQEVEKVKVLQGQVEQEQQKRNVLQTDLAQQSSEAGRLRTREQQLVSEVAHLREAKRQIEEELHHLKTQRNVDQLQTKELQEQLEAEAYFSTLYKTQTQELREELDEKLRLQQELEEERSSLVHQLQLSLARGDSEALARSIAEETVADLEKERTMKELEYKDGVAKHHQELNSKEQVINRLKDSENELKKNVDQYFKEKDDLSKRLKELQDQLTKAQSNAEDIEKLSSKLKTEQLLKQQAVNKLAEIMNRKDLSSSGKTKNKASAADLRKKEKDCRRLQQELTQEREKYGQLAAKWQKDLQDLQAQLVEENQSKLRLQMELDSKDSEIETLQMRIVSLNSETASVSSVENDGEDSVLSEHGTLRLEGWLNVPNKQNIKRHGWKKQYVVVSSKKIIFYNSENDKLNADPVLILDLNKVFHVRSVTHGDVIRADAKDIPRIFQLLYAGEGEARRPGDEGNTLPGVELPQLTDKPGTQSLKGHEFVSISYHMPTTCEVCSKQLWHMFRPPPALECRRCRIKVHKEHLDKKEDAIAPCKLHYDPNSARELLILAGSPDEQKYWVARLSRRVQKCGYKANSHVDGTGQRVSPRESTRSTLKPYLSVQQRSATLPANASMGK